The proteins below are encoded in one region of Populus alba chromosome 2, ASM523922v2, whole genome shotgun sequence:
- the LOC118049947 gene encoding E3 ubiquitin-protein ligase CHIP produces the protein MGPGVSALSDEEKQAEKLRLEGNKCFSKDRFQAAIDAYTAAITLCPKVPVYWTNRALCHRRRNDWTRVEEDSRKAIQLDHYSVKAHYMLGLALLQKQEYSEGVKELEKALDLGRGANPNGYMVEEIWEELAKAKYLEWEEESTQRSWELQSLKEACEEALKEKHFLDNSETEGFLDDPIVSIVSHLQQLELLGQVFQKAAEDDTPSEVPDYLCCKITLDILRDPVITPSGVSYERAVLLDHLEKVGNFDPITREPLEPSQLVPNLAIKEAVHAYLDKHGWAYKTESN, from the exons ATGGGACCGGGAGTATCCGCATTGAGTGACGAAGAGAAACAAGCAGAGAAGTTGAGGCTAGAAGGGAATAAATGCTTTAGTAAAGACCGATTTCAAGCCGCCATCGATGCTTACACTGCG gcGATTACGCTGTGCCCTAAAGTTCCTGTTTATTGGACTAATCGTGCTTTATGCCATCGAAGACGCAA TGATTGGACTAGAGTAGAAGAGGATTCTCGCAAGGCCATTCAGCTTGATCATTACTCTGTCAAG GCTCACTATATGTTGGGACTTGCTTTACTTCAGAAGCAAGAGTACTCTGAAGGAGTCAAGGAGTTGGAGAAA gcATTGGATCTTGGTAGGGGTGCCAACCCGAATGGTTACATGGTGGAGGAGATCTGGGAGGAGCTAGCAAAGGCAAAATACTTGGAGTGGGAGGAAGAATCTACGCAGCGTTCATGGGAACTACAAAGCTTGAA AGAAGCTTGTGAGGAGGCtcttaaagaaaaacatttccTTGATAATTCTGAGACAGAAGGATTCCTGGATGACCCAATTGTTTCAATTGTTTCCCATCTGCAACAATTGGAGCTTCTAGGACAAGTATTCCAGAAAGCTGCAGAAGATGACACGCCATCTGAG GTGCCAGATTATTTATGTTGTAAAATCACCCTTGATATTCTCCGTGATCCTGTCATTACTCCAAGTGGGGTTTCATATGAAAGAGCAGTGCTCCTTGACCATCTTGAGAAG GTGGGAAATTTTGATCCAATCACACGAGAACCTCTTGAACCATCTCAGCTGGTTCCAAACTTAGCTATAAAGGAGGCGGTCCATGCATACTTGGACAAACATGGTTGGGCATACAAGACTGAATCAAATTGA
- the LOC118049946 gene encoding U-box domain-containing protein 9, with amino-acid sequence MAKTGVFESDPMVMTKAMELKKELQKLVRNIVDDEDYRTELIDQARETLFALKELKVKRRSSSLKLRETVLCPEEFKCPLSKELMRDPVVLATGQTYDRPFIQKWLKAGNRTCPLTQQVLSHTILTPNLLIREMISQWCKSRGLKLPDLAQHANEEGTTEADRDHFLSLLEKMSLTLPEQKDAARELRLLTKRMPSFRALFSESLEAIPQLLRPLSEGKSGSSMYPDLQEDIITTLLNLSIHDNNKKLVAETPMVIPLLMEALRSGSIETRTNAAAALFTLSALDSNKTLIGKSGALKPLIDLLEEGHPSAMKDVASAIFNLCIIHENKARAVRDGALKVILTKIMNGIHVDELLAILAVLASHQKVVEELGDSGAVPCLLRIIRESTCDRNKENCIAILHTICLNDRTKWKVMRDEESTYGTISKLARHGTSRAKRKANGILERLNRAVNLTHTA; translated from the exons ATGGCGAAAACAGGGGTCTTTGAATCCGATCCGATGGTGATGACGAAGGCGATGGAGTTAAAGAAAGAACTGCAGAAGCTAGTGAGGAACATTGTGGATGATGAGGATTACCGGACGGAATTAATTGATCAAGCAAGAGAGACTCTTTTTGCTTTGAAGGAACTGAAGGTGAAGAGGAGATCGTCGTCGTTGAAGCTGCGTGAAACAGTTTTGTGCCCTGAAGAGTTTAAGTGCCCTTTATCCAAGGAATTGATGAGAGATCCTGTGGTTTTGGCTACAGGCCAG ACGTATGATAGACCCTTCATCCAGAAATGGCTGAAAGCAGGCAATCGGACGTGCCCTCTAACGCAACAAGTACTGTCACACACAATTCTTACTCCTAATCTGTTGATTAGGGAAATGATATCGCAGTGGTGTAAGAGTCGGGGGTTAAAATTGCCAGACCTTGCTCAACATGCTAACGAGGAAGGAACGACAGAAGCAGATCGCGACCATTTTCTGTCTTTGCTTGAAAAAATGTCTCTAACACTTCCTGAACAAAAAGATGCAGCAAGGGAGCTGAGGCTGTTGACAAAGAGGATGCCTTCATTCCGGGCGCTATTTAGCGAGTCACTTGAGGCCATTCCTCAATTGCTCAGACCACTCTCTGAGGGCAAGTCTGGAAGTTCGATGTACCCTGATCTCCAAGAAGATATCATCACCACCCTGTTGAACCTTTCGATCCACGACAATAACAAGAAGCTTGTTGCTGAAACCCCCATGGTAATTCCTCTTCTTATGGAAGCATTAAGGTCTGGAAGTATTGAGACGAGGACCAATGCAGCTGCTGCCCTTTTCACACTCTCTGCTCTAGATTCCAACAAGACACTGATCGGCAAATCAGGTGCCCTGAAACCACTTATTGACCTTTTAGAGGAGGGACATCCTTCAGCTATGAAAGATGTTGCTTCTGCAATTTTTAACCTGTGTATTATCCATGAGAACAAGGCGAGAGCTGTGAGAGATGGTGCATTAAAGGTGATTCTGACAAAGATTATGAATGGTATCCATGTTGATGAATTATTGGCTATCCTCGCCGTGCTTGCTAGTCATCAAAAGGTGGTCGAGGAACTGGGAGACTCCGGAGCTGTTCCTTGCCTGCTTCGCATTATCAGGGAGAGCACCTGCGACCGCAACAAGGAAAATTGCATTGCCATTCTCCATACCATCTGCTTGAACGACCGAACCAAGTGGAAAGTAATGAGGGACGAGGAGAGTACCTACGGAACAATTTCTAAACTGGCTCGACATGGCACTTCAAGGGCCAAGAGGAAAGCTAATGGCATCCTCGAGAGACTGAATAGGGCTGTCAACCTGACTCATACAGCATAA